In Patescibacteria group bacterium, the genomic stretch GGTCACGAACACGATGTCCACGCTCTGCGGCACGATGTCGTCTGAATCCACGTTGGCCGTGAGGCCGACCATGACCTTGCACGCCGGCACGAACAGGTCGGCGCGACGCGGCTGTGCGTCGGGGCTCGGATCGGTCACGCTAAACAGCGTGACCTTATTGCCTGGCAGCGCCCCCTCGATCTCCGGCTTCACCTGCACGGAATCCGTGCGGTACGAGAACGGGCATGAGGCGCGGCAATCGAGGCCGCAGGTGGGCATGACGCATGCGCCCGGCGCGGCGCAGGCGTACCCCGTGATTGATGGGATCGCGCAGGTCTTCCCGTTCTCCGGCCCGCCGTTGCAGGTCCCGAGATTGAGACAGCTGTAAATCCCCGCACAACGGGCCGTCCCATCCGCCTGAAGGCCGCATCCTTGGCCGGACGACGTGTTCGGGCAATCGGCATAGGTGGCGCACGAACCGGCATGCGTGCCGGTCGCAAGCTCGATGCAGGTCTTGACCGGGAGGTTCACGTCGCAGAACTCCGGGCCGTTCTTGAGACTGTCGCCGCAGAATCCGCCGCTTCGCGTGCGGAACTGGCAGGCGGCGGTGCAGTAGTTGCACACCCCGCCGTAGGGCGCCGAACATTCGACATTGTTGTTCACTCCTTCATCGCACGATTCCGTGCCGCCGGCCGTTTGGAGGAACACCTTGCCGTCGCCGCAGACGTTCTTCTGGCAAACGTTCGTGCACGCGTCGGTGTCCACGCGGTTGCCGTCATCGCACGCTTCACCCACGTCGAGGCGCCCGTTGCCGCAGGCGGGGACGTTCACCGCGCTGCACGCCGTGAACGCGTTGAACGTGCACGCCGAGCCGCCCCACGTCTGGCACGTGCGGGTGCGCGTAAGCGGGACGGCGGCGGTGCTGCAATGGCCCGTGGCGCCCGGCGAACAGCGTTCCACGCGGTTCCCTTCCGTGTCGATCTCCTCATAGCAGCTTCCGAACAGGTCACAGTCATCGTCGGTCGAACAGGTCGCTCCGAGGTTCCCCTGGTCGCACACCCGGCCGCTCCCGCACGCATTGGTGGAGGACGTGCCGCCACACGCGCTTCCCGGACACTCGGCATCCGTTTCGCACGGCTGGCTCGCACGGTCGCCCGCGATGCACAACTTCCCCGCATACGCCTCGGCGCCGGCGCCGTCACACTGCTCCGGCCCGTTCACGACGGCGTCGCCGCACGAAGGTCCGGGCTTGCGGCAATCGAAGGTGCAGCTCACCGAGGTGCTCGGGTTATATTGGCCATTGAGCGAGGCACCGCGGTCGCACTGCTCCGGCCCTTCCAGCTTGGCGTTGCCGCAGAAGAAGGCGTTCGCCGAGCTGCACTCCGGGCCGCAGTGGCCGAAGGTGCCGTTGAGCGCCCCGTCGTCGCAGGTCTCGGTCCCTTCCCGCACCCCGTTGCCGCAGGTGGGCGGCACGCACCCGGCCACCACGTCGAACCGACAGGTGCCGGCGTCGTTCACGCAGGCGAAGTTCTGGAACCCGTCCTGGACGGGATCCGTCCAGGGAACCGGACAGGACTCCGCGCGTACTTCCCCTATTTCGCATTCCTCATCAAGCCCCTTCACGCCGTCCCCGCACACCTGCGACCCGGCGGCGATCGGGATCCCCACGCAGAACAGCGGCATCGCCGCAAACCCGCGCGCGAGCCCGCCGGGCGGAGCCGAAGACGGGGCGGTCCGCTGTAAGTTGATGGCGTCGTCCACGGTGCCGGACAGATTCCCCGCCATGTCGAAGAACCGCACGGAAACGGTCTTGGAGCCGTTCGCGCCGGCAAGCGTGGCCGTGGCCGTGGCGCTGAATGCCACGGAGGGTTCGTTATCAAAATTCCCGTCGGTGGAAATCTGCATCGAGACGCACGCGTTCGCATCCGTGCAGACGAGCGCGAGGTTCACCACCGCGCTCGTGGTCTGCGCCGCGCCGCCGTTCACCGTCACCGGCCCCGCCTGCGGGTCAACGGTGTCGATGACCACCACCTGCGTATCCGGCGTCTGATCCACGTTCCCTGCCGCGTCCTTCGCACGCACCCGGAACGTGACCGTGCCGTCCTGCAATGGAGAGAACGCATGCGAACCGAACGCCGTGCACGCGCCGAACGTCGTCCCGCTCGCGTTTGAACACTCGAAACTCGACACGCCCACGTCGTCCGTGCCCGTGAACTGGAACCCGACTCCGGTCGTCCCGATGAACATGGTGGTCGCCGGCTGGATGGTCTGGCCGCTGCCGTCGGTGACGACCGTGATGCTGGTATCCGGAGGGGTCGAGTCGGGCGGGGCCTGGGGTGGCGGAGGCGTGAACGTGACCGTCGGCGTCTGCGTGAGCGTGACACTGTCGGTGGCGTCCCGTGCGGCATACGTGACGGATTGCGCGGTGGCGTTCCTCACCGTGAACGCGGCGACGCCGCTCGCGTTCGTCGTGCTCGAGGCCGGGATGATCGTGGACGAACCGCCGCCTTGCGAGAGGGTGATCGTCTTGCCGGACACCGGCGCGCCTGCCGTGTTCTTGAGCGTCACCGTGATCGTGGACGACGCCACGCCGTCCGCGGGGACGTCCATGGGGCTTGCGGTCACGGTAGAGAGCGAGGAACTGACGGGCGGCGGTTGAACGGCCGCCGTCGTAAAGGCGAAGTCGCTGGAGGTTGCCAGATTTGTTGCGGCATCCCTGCTCTTGACCCGGTAATGATAGGTCGTGGACGGATTCAGGCCTGCCAAGGATCGGCTGTGGCTCGTGACCAGGTTCGTGTCGAGCGCGGAAGAGGAGCCATAGGTGTTCGTGAGACCGAATTCGACCTGCGAGTCGGAGGATTCGTTCGTGCTCCAAGTGATGACGGCTCCGGAACTCGTGATGGAACCGGCTGTCACCCCGGAGATCGTCGGTGGGGTGGCGTCGATGGCGGCCGTCGTGAAAGTCGAATTGAAATCGCTCGCGAGTGGGTTGCCAGCAAGATCCTTGGCCCCGGAGCTGCCGCCTATGACCTTGACCGTAAAGGCCGTGCCCGCAGCGAGGACGCTCGAGGGCGTGAACGTGGCGGTCGTGGGCGTCTTGGCCAGGGTGCCGGCAACACTCGATCCGCCCTGTACCAGATAGACGGTCGCATTCGTAAGCGTCGCCGGGTTCATTGCCTCGCTGAAGGTGACGGTGAACGAGGCGTTCGTCGCGACCCCCGCGGCATTGTTTGCCGGAACGACGGAAGTGACGGTGGGGGCAGCGGTGTCGATGACGATACTCTTGTTCGCGCTCAATGAATTTAGCCCTTGAGGGCTTGGGAGGGTGAGCGTGGCATTATTGCCAACCTCGTCCTTTATCGTGCCGCCATTCAAGGTGAGGGACGAGACCGAGAAATATTCAAGGTCTAAAGAGTTGTTTCCGTTGCTCACGGTATAGTTGAAGGTGAGGGTGGGAGATCCCGTGCCAGAGACGTACGATGCCAATCCAGAAGTTCCGGTATTCAGCGAGAGTGTAGGGATGCCCGTCACGGATACGTTTTCGGAAAAAATGATTTGGATAGGGATGATCTCGCCAAGAACATAGGAACGGTCTGGCGCGGAGGAAGTGACGCTGGTGACGGTCGGCCCCGTCCGATCGACCCGCCACGAGAACGTCGTGGCCGGACCCACGTTGCTCGCGTCTAGCCTGACGCGGACATCGAACCGGTGCAGCTGCTCGGCGAGCGAGGTGTAAGACTGGTTCCCGCTTACCAAGAGCGTCCCGTTCCCTTGGCACGGAATGAAGATCCCCGACCCTTCCGCGGCACACTCGAACGTACCGAATATGGAGTCCTTTGTGAACCTGAACGCAATGCTCGTCTGAGTGGTTGATTTGCCATTCTCGAGGACGACGCTAGGCGAGGTCATCGGGACGCTGGCCGTGACGGCCGTTATTCTAGGGACAAGTATCGCGTGCGCGGCCCGGACGCCCACGAACAGGCCGCCCACGAGCAGGCAGGAGGCGATAAACGGCTTCCCGAAGTTGTGGGTCAGTCGAGGCATATCAGGG encodes the following:
- a CDS encoding VWA domain-containing protein; this encodes MPRLTHNFGKPFIASCLLVGGLFVGVRAAHAILVPRITAVTASVPMTSPSVVLENGKSTTQTSIAFRFTKDSIFGTFECAAEGSGIFIPCQGNGTLLVSGNQSYTSLAEQLHRFDVRVRLDASNVGPATTFSWRVDRTGPTVTSVTSSAPDRSYVLGEIIPIQIIFSENVSVTGIPTLSLNTGTSGLASYVSGTGSPTLTFNYTVSNGNNSLDLEYFSVSSLTLNGGTIKDEVGNNATLTLPSPQGLNSLSANKSIVIDTAAPTVTSVVPANNAAGVATNASFTVTFSEAMNPATLTNATVYLVQGGSSVAGTLAKTPTTATFTPSSVLAAGTAFTVKVIGGSSGAKDLAGNPLASDFNSTFTTAAIDATPPTISGVTAGSITSSGAVITWSTNESSDSQVEFGLTNTYGSSSALDTNLVTSHSRSLAGLNPSTTYHYRVKSRDAATNLATSSDFAFTTAAVQPPPVSSSLSTVTASPMDVPADGVASSTITVTLKNTAGAPVSGKTITLSQGGGSSTIIPASSTTNASGVAAFTVRNATAQSVTYAARDATDSVTLTQTPTVTFTPPPPQAPPDSTPPDTSITVVTDGSGQTIQPATTMFIGTTGVGFQFTGTDDVGVSSFECSNASGTTFGACTAFGSHAFSPLQDGTVTFRVRAKDAAGNVDQTPDTQVVVIDTVDPQAGPVTVNGGAAQTTSAVVNLALVCTDANACVSMQISTDGNFDNEPSVAFSATATATLAGANGSKTVSVRFFDMAGNLSGTVDDAINLQRTAPSSAPPGGLARGFAAMPLFCVGIPIAAGSQVCGDGVKGLDEECEIGEVRAESCPVPWTDPVQDGFQNFACVNDAGTCRFDVVAGCVPPTCGNGVREGTETCDDGALNGTFGHCGPECSSANAFFCGNAKLEGPEQCDRGASLNGQYNPSTSVSCTFDCRKPGPSCGDAVVNGPEQCDGAGAEAYAGKLCIAGDRASQPCETDAECPGSACGGTSSTNACGSGRVCDQGNLGATCSTDDDCDLFGSCYEEIDTEGNRVERCSPGATGHCSTAAVPLTRTRTCQTWGGSACTFNAFTACSAVNVPACGNGRLDVGEACDDGNRVDTDACTNVCQKNVCGDGKVFLQTAGGTESCDEGVNNNVECSAPYGGVCNYCTAACQFRTRSGGFCGDSLKNGPEFCDVNLPVKTCIELATGTHAGSCATYADCPNTSSGQGCGLQADGTARCAGIYSCLNLGTCNGGPENGKTCAIPSITGYACAAPGACVMPTCGLDCRASCPFSYRTDSVQVKPEIEGALPGNKVTLFSVTDPSPDAQPRRADLFVPACKVMVGLTANVDSDDIVPQSVDIVFVTDVSGSMGTQSGGGKTRMEAVKDAEKAAVQTILDTATQHGQTIRIGLVSFKAPGTCTSGAPAGTVFTVPSTARKACKDVLLTNAASTNVNTLQAKIDTYTASGGTPTDAGLLAGLEVMDASTASKKIIILLSDGEPLGDGVTMKITMDTVKNTNGIQKYPDVDIYTAVISSTDSLVSFMRHLSDDVCPGSHYDETASIFDPNKPYSNETGCGLGSDGIDYSYEATTAEGITDMFTQIVANILGFVISYTVNADGTAVESSGGVQDGRNILLPFPQEFGCSDQTQVIPLSVTYDSEGNSLKMEDFSITYCPLTP